In Gigantopelta aegis isolate Gae_Host chromosome 14, Gae_host_genome, whole genome shotgun sequence, the following proteins share a genomic window:
- the LOC121389342 gene encoding uncharacterized protein LOC121389342 — protein MGQVPQTIMLKAVKEVNEDSKTIRKTANDYGLSRSALCRYVKKYKTNPDCSLTPNYKHSNVFTHEQEQMLVDYLQMASKMFFGLTPIKTRQLAYEMAERNGLKMPDQWKDKKLAERTWLTNFLERNPMLSIRSPEATSLARASAFNRHTVKVFFDVLEVLIKKLGVTGARIFNLDESGFTTVQKVPKVISVKGQKQVGQITSRERGELVTLCAIVSAIGVALPPVFVFPRKRYKDIFLTGAPEGSLGLVSDSGWMNGGLFRRVMEHVKYTNCSRDDPIILSMDNHESHLSVDMLQYAKDNGVHVITLPPHTSHKTQPLDRSVFGP, from the coding sequence ATGGGTCAAGTGCCCCAGACAATAATGTTAAAGGCAGTGAAGGAAGTCAATGAAGATAGTAAAACAATTCGTAAAACTGCAAATGACTATGGACTCTCCAGAAGTGCACTCTGCAGATATGTTaagaaatataaaacaaacccAGACTGTTCATTGACACCTAATTACAAACATAGCAATGTTTTTACACATGAGCAGGAACAAATGCTTGTTGATTACCTGCAAATGGCATCTAAGATGTTCTTTGGACTTACCCCTATCAAGACCAGGCAACTGGCATATGAAATGGCTGAACGAAATGGCTTAAAAATGCCAGATCAGTGGAAAGACAAGAAGCTGGCAGAAAGAACATGGTTGACCAATTTCCTCGAAAGGAATCCCATGCTTTCCATAAGGAGTCCAGAGGCCACCAGTTTGGCCAGGGCATCTGCTTTCAATCGCCATACAGTAAAGGTATTCTTTGACGTCCTGGAGGTGTTAATTAAGAAACTGGGGGTGACTGGAGCTAGGATATTTAACCTTGACGAGTCCGGATTTACCACAGTTCAAAAGGTCCCCAAGGTTATTAGTGTCAAAGGACAGAAGCAGGTCGGACAAATAACATCAAGGGAACGTGGAGAGCTTGTAACGCTATGTGCCATTGTGTCGGCTATTGGTGTTGCATTACCACCTGTCTTTGTGTTTCCTAGAAAAAGATACAAAGATATCTTCTTGACAGGTGCTCCTGAGGGGTCTCTTGGCCTCGTGTCAGACTCTGGTTGGATGAATGGAGGCTTGTTTCGGAGAGTAATGGAACATGTAAAATACACGAACTGCTCTAGAGATGACCCAATAATCCTGTCAATGGATAACCATGAGAGCCATCTTTCTGTAGATATGCTACAGTATGCCAAGGATAACGGTGTTCATGTCATAACACTTCCACCCCATACTAGCCACAAGACCCAACCTCTAGACAGATCCGTATTCGGCCCATAA